AAACCAACAACCGATTTACTGCATCCCATTCTTTCCAGTTTGACCATAATGCTTGGCAAAGCGGCTTCCGAAGATGAAGTTCCCAAAACCAACAAAAGTTCTTCTTTAATGTATTTTAAAATCGAAAGAATACTGATTTTATAATATCTCAAAATACTTCCTAGAATTAGAAATACAAAAAGTGCCATTGTCAAATAAACACAAAGCATCAATTTTCCAAGCGGAATCAAAGTCTCTAATCCGAATTTCCCAATTGTATAAGCCATTCCTCCAAAAGCACCAATTGGGGCGAGATACATGACATATTTTAAACAGGCAAAAACTACTTTAGAAAAACGTTCTAAAACCAAAATAGTCTGTTCTCTTTTTTGATAAAAATTCAAGGCAATCCCACAGACTATAGCCGCTAATAAAACCTGCAAAGTAAAATTGGATAAAAAAAATTGCAACCAAGAAAAATCCTTTGTACTCGCATTTGTATATTGACTTGCATCTCCTAAAGCTAATTTAGACTTATCTACTTTTCCAGGCTGAAACAAGTAAGCAACTGCAACACCAATTGCTAATGCAACAGTAGAAACCACTTCAAAATAGGTTAATGCTTTAATACCAATTCTTCCTACTTTTTTAAGGTTTCCCATTCCAGAAATTCCTAAAACAATGGTCAAGAAAATAATTGGGCCAATAAAAAGTTTAATTAAATCAACAAATCTTTTTCCCAAAACTTCCATTTTCACTCCATTTTCAGGTGAAAAATGTCCGAGTAAAACTCCAGCAATAATTGAAACAAGAACCCAAAAAGTTAGATTGGTCAGTATGGTTTTAAGAATACTTTTATTGTTTTTTAAAGAAGGATTTGGAGTACTTATATTCATGAAATGTGGTTAGTTAGCTTCACAAATATATAAAAAATGCAGACCTATAAGCCGGATTCTGTTCTTGTCTCATTTTGCAACAAAACAATACCTTATCATTTATCTAGATCCCGAATTACTTCGGGACTCAATCTACCTACCCTTCGGCAACGAACGAGAAGCCCTTAAATGCCGATATACTTGGTATTTCACCGCATAGAGTTTACCTGGTTTCACTACAGCATTACCTGTACATACTTTCTGCTGCACTTGTCCTAACTCCGATAAATCGGAGCCGACGGGCGTTACCCGCTATGCTTCTCTATGGTGTCCGGACTTTCCTCCCTCCGCCGCGGCGGACGACGATAAGGCGGTCTGCGGTGCAAAAGTAACACTTTATAAACTAACAATAATGATTTTAAATTTCAGTTTTATGGAGTTTATCCTAACTTTTTAATTTTAAAATAGTTATCTTTAAGATTCTATAATTTTTAAATTCAGTTATCATGAGAAGAATGTATCATTACGCAACTGTTTCAAAGGCTTTAGATCAATTGAATGAAAAAGGATTTACATGTGATTTTAATCGAAATGCTGACCTGATTAAAAAAAATCCTGAGAAATTTGAAATTGTTCATGTGTATCGATACGAAGGGGAATCGGATCCAGCGGATGAGGCAGTTGTATACGGAATTAGGTCTGTTAGCGGCAAA
This portion of the Flavobacterium panacagri genome encodes:
- a CDS encoding cation:dicarboxylate symporter family transporter codes for the protein MNISTPNPSLKNNKSILKTILTNLTFWVLVSIIAGVLLGHFSPENGVKMEVLGKRFVDLIKLFIGPIIFLTIVLGISGMGNLKKVGRIGIKALTYFEVVSTVALAIGVAVAYLFQPGKVDKSKLALGDASQYTNASTKDFSWLQFFLSNFTLQVLLAAIVCGIALNFYQKREQTILVLERFSKVVFACLKYVMYLAPIGAFGGMAYTIGKFGLETLIPLGKLMLCVYLTMALFVFLILGSILRYYKISILSILKYIKEELLLVLGTSSSEAALPSIMVKLERMGCSKSVVGLVIPTGYSFNLDGTSIYLSMSVIFLAQLYDVHLSFFEILTVIGILMITSKGAAGVTGSGFIVLASTLTALHKIPVEGLAFLLGVDKFMSEARAITNLIGNTVATIIISKTERDFTELNLDSVLEE